The following are encoded in a window of Terriglobales bacterium genomic DNA:
- a CDS encoding tetratricopeptide repeat protein: MGNAHHPVKTASPQAQAFFDQGMNFLWGFNHDEALKSFQRAAELDPKMAMAQWGIAYAVGPNYNLPVDEQRELQAYHAIQKALELSKVGPAIERAYIEALVQRYSNDPKADFQKLAVDYSDAMREVSRKYPDDLDAATLFAESLMDLRPWKLWNADGTPAPGTEECVATLESVLRRDPEHIGANHFYIHAVEASNRPERALASADRLAGLAPGAGHLVHMPAHIYIRTGFHDASVETNKKAAAADEAFFRQSHEQGIYPMMYYTHNLHFIAVSSAIMGKYDEAMAASKRIQEHVAPHLKQMPML; encoded by the coding sequence ATGGGGAACGCCCATCACCCGGTGAAGACCGCCAGCCCGCAGGCGCAGGCGTTCTTCGACCAGGGGATGAACTTCCTGTGGGGCTTCAATCATGATGAGGCGCTGAAGTCATTCCAGCGCGCCGCCGAACTCGACCCCAAGATGGCCATGGCGCAGTGGGGCATCGCCTACGCCGTGGGCCCGAATTACAACCTGCCGGTGGACGAGCAACGCGAACTGCAGGCGTACCACGCCATCCAGAAAGCGCTGGAGCTCTCCAAGGTCGGGCCCGCCATCGAGCGCGCCTACATCGAGGCGCTGGTGCAGCGCTATAGCAACGACCCCAAGGCCGACTTCCAGAAGCTGGCGGTGGATTACAGCGATGCCATGCGCGAAGTCAGCCGGAAGTACCCCGACGACCTCGATGCCGCCACGCTCTTCGCCGAGAGCCTGATGGACCTGCGTCCCTGGAAGCTGTGGAATGCCGACGGCACCCCTGCCCCAGGCACTGAGGAATGCGTGGCGACGCTGGAATCGGTGCTGCGCCGCGACCCAGAACACATCGGCGCCAATCATTTCTACATCCACGCGGTGGAAGCGTCGAACCGTCCGGAGCGTGCCCTGGCCAGCGCCGACCGCCTGGCCGGACTGGCGCCCGGCGCCGGACACCTGGTGCACATGCCGGCTCATATCTACATCCGGACCGGCTTCCACGACGCTTCCGTCGAGACCAACAAGAAGGCCGCCGCGGCCGATGAGGCCTTCTTCCGGCAATCCCACGAGCAGGGCATCTACCCGATGATGTACTACACCCATAACCTGCACTTCATCGCCGTCTCCAGCGCGATCATGGGGAAATACGATGAGGCGATGGCGGCCTCGAAGCGCATCCAGGAGCACGTGGCCCCGCACCTGAAGCAGATGCCGATGCTCGA